A DNA window from Maribellus comscasis contains the following coding sequences:
- a CDS encoding ATP-binding protein produces MIRQEEIALVIDSQRDTFLNQDPGLIRDVLSEIPVVDSFATIITGIRRCGKSTLLLQLLQRDYQDAVYLNFDDIRLSGFETGDFTRLHREIEKRGLKVIFFDEIQIIEEWEKYINQLLREGYKVFITGSNASMLSVELGTHLTGRHLSMELFPFSYLEFIRFKEIDNADNAIMDYLKTGGIPEYVRNGIPVVLNSLVDDILMRDIAVRHSVRDVVSLRQLTAFLVTNIGNLVSANRLVGMFDIKSPATFLEYFSFLKDAYLFEFIPMFSHSLKVQARNPKKVYVMDTGIYTENSISTSDNMGRRLENLVFLHLRRKYKHIFYYKNRGECDFIAMEKNAVKEVVQVCLTINDENFAREYNGLLEAMQNIGIEEGSIVTFNQSDTFEKEGMIIKMLPAQEFFKE; encoded by the coding sequence ATGATCAGACAAGAAGAAATAGCTTTAGTTATAGATTCACAGAGAGATACCTTTTTGAACCAGGACCCTGGTTTAATACGCGATGTTCTTTCTGAAATTCCTGTAGTAGATTCGTTTGCCACTATAATAACCGGAATCCGTCGTTGTGGTAAAAGCACTTTGCTTTTACAATTACTTCAACGGGATTACCAGGATGCTGTTTACCTGAATTTTGATGATATCCGTCTTTCCGGTTTTGAAACAGGAGACTTTACACGTCTCCACCGGGAAATTGAAAAGAGGGGATTAAAAGTAATCTTCTTTGATGAGATACAAATCATTGAAGAATGGGAAAAATATATCAATCAACTTTTACGGGAAGGTTACAAGGTATTCATAACTGGCTCCAATGCTTCCATGCTGAGCGTTGAATTGGGGACCCACCTGACCGGAAGGCATTTGTCTATGGAGCTGTTTCCATTCTCCTATTTGGAGTTCATCCGGTTTAAAGAAATTGATAATGCTGATAATGCTATTATGGATTATCTTAAAACAGGGGGGATACCTGAATATGTCAGGAATGGGATACCTGTTGTTTTAAATAGTCTTGTTGATGATATATTAATGAGGGATATAGCAGTCAGGCATTCTGTTCGCGACGTAGTTTCTCTGCGTCAGTTGACAGCATTCCTGGTAACGAATATCGGAAACCTTGTTTCGGCAAATAGGTTGGTTGGGATGTTTGATATAAAATCTCCGGCTACCTTTTTGGAATATTTTTCATTTCTGAAAGATGCTTACTTGTTTGAATTTATACCCATGTTTAGCCATTCCCTGAAGGTACAGGCCCGTAACCCCAAAAAAGTATATGTTATGGATACAGGGATTTATACGGAAAACTCAATATCGACAAGTGACAATATGGGAAGACGCTTGGAGAATCTTGTGTTCTTGCATTTACGCCGGAAGTATAAACATATTTTCTATTACAAAAACCGGGGCGAATGTGATTTTATCGCCATGGAAAAGAACGCAGTAAAAGAAGTTGTACAGGTATGTTTAACCATAAACGATGAAAACTTTGCCAGGGAATACAATGGTCTGCTGGAAGCTATGCAGAATATTGGTATAGAAGAAGGAAGTATCGTGACCTTTAACCAGAGTGATACATTTGAAAAAGAGGGCATGATTATTAAGATGCTCCCTGCACAGGAATTTTTTAAAGAATAG
- a CDS encoding family 43 glycosylhydrolase translates to MKMYFNSLSFFLLVAFLSCKGQESEPKYGREVNDRMYTNPVLAKSLPDPTIIKAKDGFLYLYATEDIRNTPIHKSKDLVNWEFVGTAFTNETRPDFEPKGGLWAPDINYINGQYVLYYSMSVWGGEWTCGIGVATSKSPEGPFTDHGKLFRSNEIGVQNSIDPFYIEEDGKHYLFWGSFRGIYAIELTADGLSIKPGAEKRQVAGTAYEGTYIHKKDNWYYLFASIGSCCEGINSTYTTVVGRSKNIFGPYLNKNGESMLNNQHEVLIHKNDRFVGTGHNSEIVEDDARNNWIFYHAVDINNPHGRVLMLDEVKWKNGWPLVDGTNPSKESKKPEFN, encoded by the coding sequence ATGAAAATGTATTTTAACAGTTTAAGCTTTTTTTTGCTAGTTGCATTTTTGTCTTGCAAAGGGCAGGAATCTGAACCAAAGTATGGCCGTGAAGTGAATGATAGAATGTACACCAATCCGGTACTCGCAAAAAGTCTTCCCGACCCAACAATAATAAAAGCAAAGGACGGCTTCTTATACCTGTATGCCACCGAAGATATTCGCAATACCCCCATCCATAAATCGAAAGATTTGGTGAACTGGGAATTTGTCGGCACAGCATTTACCAACGAAACCCGGCCCGATTTTGAACCCAAAGGCGGATTGTGGGCCCCCGATATTAACTACATCAACGGTCAGTACGTGTTGTATTATTCCATGTCAGTTTGGGGCGGCGAGTGGACCTGCGGAATTGGTGTGGCCACCAGCAAATCTCCCGAGGGGCCGTTTACCGATCACGGGAAACTATTTCGCAGCAACGAAATTGGCGTACAAAATTCCATCGATCCGTTTTACATAGAAGAAGATGGAAAGCACTACTTGTTTTGGGGTAGTTTCCGCGGAATTTATGCCATTGAATTAACGGCCGACGGACTTTCAATAAAACCCGGAGCTGAAAAGCGACAGGTGGCCGGCACCGCTTACGAAGGAACTTACATTCATAAAAAAGACAACTGGTATTACCTTTTTGCTTCCATAGGTTCCTGTTGCGAGGGAATTAACAGCACTTACACAACCGTAGTTGGGCGCTCCAAAAATATATTTGGCCCTTATTTAAATAAAAATGGCGAAAGTATGCTGAACAATCAACATGAAGTTTTAATTCATAAAAACGACCGTTTTGTGGGAACAGGTCATAATTCTGAAATTGTAGAAGACGATGCCAGAAACAACTGGATTTTTTATCATGCCGTGGACATAAACAATCCGCATGGAAGGGTGCTGATGCTCGACGAAGTTAAATGGAAAAACGGCTGGCCTTTGGTAGATGGCACTAATCCATCGAAAGAATCGAAAAAACCTGAGTTTAACTAA